One stretch of Lysobacter sp. KIS68-7 DNA includes these proteins:
- a CDS encoding sterol desaturase family protein, translating into MSRPKPSWLAHISAGLGLSALLGVLCFHFPELLTSRDFRAVYTEQFARNLLLFGLVAAFVLGTVSILRDRGKRVALVGVGSAALAVLLGGATVHFDKIESTPFSLGLDWFVISLFFSALVFIPIERMLAVRPISPLRHAWRTDLAYFFMSHVLVQFVLIAVTASTSTIAAFAAFPSLKQAIQSLPIWGQFLIAVFVADLFQAGLHRVYHNVPWLWRFHAVHHSSRQMDWLAGSRIHLVEVLMTRSAVLLPLVVLGFSAPAINAYVILVGVQAVLAHANLRTNFGWLEYVLVTPRYHHWHHARHVDYMDVNYAIHLPLVDMLMGTFKRPPSGTWPEEYGVMKLETVPEGFWKQTLMPLGPKKVYADYVGRE; encoded by the coding sequence ATGTCGCGCCCCAAGCCCTCCTGGCTCGCCCACATTTCCGCCGGCCTGGGCCTCTCCGCACTCCTTGGCGTCCTCTGCTTCCACTTCCCCGAGCTGCTCACCAGCCGCGACTTCCGCGCGGTCTACACCGAGCAGTTCGCGCGCAATCTGTTGCTCTTCGGCTTGGTCGCGGCGTTCGTGCTCGGCACGGTGTCGATCCTGCGAGATCGGGGCAAGCGCGTTGCGCTCGTCGGTGTGGGCTCCGCTGCACTCGCGGTCCTGCTCGGTGGGGCAACCGTGCATTTCGACAAGATCGAGTCCACGCCGTTCTCGCTGGGCCTGGACTGGTTCGTGATCTCGCTGTTCTTCTCCGCGCTGGTCTTCATCCCGATCGAACGCATGCTCGCGGTGCGGCCGATCTCGCCGTTGCGGCATGCATGGCGCACCGACCTCGCGTACTTCTTCATGAGCCACGTGCTCGTGCAGTTCGTGTTGATCGCGGTGACGGCGTCGACGAGCACGATCGCGGCGTTCGCGGCGTTTCCTTCGCTCAAGCAGGCGATCCAGTCGTTGCCAATCTGGGGGCAATTCCTGATCGCGGTGTTCGTCGCCGATCTGTTCCAGGCAGGCCTGCATCGCGTGTACCACAACGTGCCGTGGCTCTGGCGCTTCCACGCGGTGCATCATTCGAGCCGGCAGATGGATTGGCTCGCGGGCTCGCGCATCCACCTCGTCGAGGTCCTGATGACGCGTTCGGCGGTGCTGCTGCCGCTGGTCGTGCTCGGCTTCTCCGCGCCTGCGATCAACGCCTACGTCATCCTCGTCGGCGTGCAGGCCGTGCTCGCGCACGCCAACCTGCGCACCAACTTCGGCTGGCTCGAATACGTGCTGGTCACGCCGCGTTACCACCACTGGCATCACGCTCGGCACGTCGACTACATGGACGTGAACTACGCGATCCACCTGCCGCTGGTCGACATGCTGATGGGCACCTTCAAGCGCCCGCCGAGCGGCACGTGGCCGGAGGAGTACGGCGTGATGAAGCTGGAGACGGTGCCGGAAGGATTCTGGAAACAGACTTTGATGCCACTGGGGCCGAAGAAGGTGTACGCCGATTACGTGGGGCGCGAGTGA
- a CDS encoding helix-turn-helix transcriptional regulator, translated as MTEKTDTTLRDLARLRRVRDRIDREYAQPLDVEALARGVHMSSGHLSREFKQAYGESPYSYLMTRRIERAMAMLRNSEMSVTEICFAVGCSSLGTFSTRFSELVGMSPSAFRRLDAPAAEALPSCVAKQVARPIRNREAPAPEPELE; from the coding sequence GTGACGGAGAAGACCGACACGACGCTGCGCGACCTCGCACGCCTGCGTCGCGTGCGCGATCGTATCGATCGCGAATACGCGCAGCCGCTGGACGTGGAAGCGCTCGCGCGCGGCGTGCACATGTCGTCCGGACACCTGAGCCGCGAGTTCAAGCAGGCCTACGGCGAGTCGCCTTACAGCTACCTGATGACGCGGCGCATCGAGCGCGCGATGGCGATGTTGCGCAACTCGGAGATGAGCGTCACCGAGATCTGTTTCGCGGTCGGTTGCTCGTCGCTCGGGACCTTCAGCACGCGCTTCAGCGAGTTGGTCGGCATGTCGCCCAGCGCGTTCCGCCGCCTGGATGCACCCGCCGCAGAGGCGCTGCCTTCGTGCGTGGCGAAGCAAGTAGCAAGACCGATCAGGAATCGAGAAGCGCCGGCCCCCGAGCCGGAACTAGAGTGA
- a CDS encoding VOC family protein yields MNITIHSSFLPHTGADAALAFYRDALGFELRKDVDYGGMRWLTVGPVGQPDTCIVLTPPAAAPGLTDDERRTINEMMAKGTYAMVILASADLEGVFDRLQASGAEVIQEPTEQPWGVRDCAFRDPAGNHVRINEVR; encoded by the coding sequence ATGAACATCACCATCCATTCGAGCTTCCTCCCGCACACCGGCGCGGACGCCGCGCTGGCCTTCTATCGCGACGCGCTGGGCTTCGAGCTCCGCAAGGACGTGGATTACGGCGGCATGCGCTGGCTCACCGTCGGCCCCGTCGGCCAACCGGACACCTGCATCGTGCTGACCCCGCCGGCCGCGGCGCCCGGCCTCACCGACGACGAGCGCCGCACCATCAACGAGATGATGGCCAAGGGGACCTACGCGATGGTGATCCTCGCGAGCGCGGACCTGGAAGGCGTGTTCGACCGACTGCAGGCGAGCGGCGCGGAAGTCATCCAGGAGCCGACGGAACAACCGTGGGGCGTGCGCGATTGCGCATTCCGCGATCCGGCGGGGAACCACGTGCGGATCAACGAAGTGCGGTGA
- a CDS encoding DUF4349 domain-containing protein, translating to MRATHWSGFCLLALLLVACDRERAASAPAAAVADVMEPGPPKPADAPRRTLAYEHTVTIKLAEADIPRRIDAMQQACFSQSVGACEVLDVQQRGGDHPSGSITVRVVPKGVDLLIRQAGQGGDVAERTTRAEDLAEAVADNALRRSRLEKEHARLLEFQDKPNVKLEDMLKLSERLADVEAQLDVANQQSAQQQRRIQTQLLTLQFQPPGVQAGGSEIGNALRDSTQIAATTMAGLIRVLAALVPMGLIAGVAWALWRMKRRWRVAQGD from the coding sequence ATGCGCGCCACCCATTGGTCGGGATTTTGTTTGTTGGCCTTGTTGCTGGTGGCCTGCGACCGCGAACGCGCGGCCAGCGCACCGGCGGCGGCTGTTGCCGACGTCATGGAGCCGGGCCCACCGAAGCCGGCCGACGCCCCAAGACGCACGCTCGCCTACGAACACACGGTCACCATCAAGCTCGCGGAAGCCGACATCCCCCGCCGCATCGACGCGATGCAGCAGGCCTGCTTCTCGCAATCCGTCGGCGCGTGCGAAGTCCTCGATGTGCAGCAGCGTGGCGGCGACCACCCGAGCGGCTCGATCACCGTGCGCGTGGTGCCGAAGGGCGTCGACCTGCTCATCCGCCAGGCCGGCCAGGGCGGCGATGTCGCCGAACGCACGACGCGTGCGGAAGACCTCGCCGAAGCAGTCGCCGACAACGCACTGCGCCGCAGCCGCCTCGAAAAGGAACACGCGCGCCTGCTCGAATTCCAGGACAAACCGAACGTCAAACTGGAAGACATGCTGAAGCTGTCGGAGCGATTGGCCGACGTGGAAGCGCAGTTGGATGTCGCGAACCAGCAGTCCGCGCAACAGCAGCGGCGCATCCAGACGCAACTGCTGACGCTGCAGTTCCAACCGCCCGGCGTGCAGGCCGGCGGCTCCGAAATCGGCAATGCCTTGCGCGACTCGACGCAGATTGCGGCGACGACGATGGCGGGGCTGATCCGGGTTCTGGCGGCGCTGGTGCCGATGGGGCTGATCGCCGGCGTGGCATGGGCGCTTTGGCGCATGAAGCGGCGTTGGCGTGTCGCGCAGGGCGACTGA
- a CDS encoding SpaA isopeptide-forming pilin-related protein, which produces MPSVDPRSRRKVLIAGVTALAFSSRWSAALAALLPTPEQTSGPFYPKVLPLERDADMTMLKGHATRAAGQVIHVAGRVLDEDGKPVAGATLEIWQANAHGRYAHPDDRNPAPLDPNFQGYAKITTDADGRYAFTSIKPGAYSTGNTLRTPHIHFEVAGGREQLTTQMYFPGEKLNASDQIFNAIPVNKDAAIAHAVAPTEGMASDALAFAWDIVLGPQGGTGQSVM; this is translated from the coding sequence ATGCCGTCCGTCGATCCCCGTTCACGCCGCAAGGTCCTGATCGCAGGTGTCACCGCCCTGGCCTTCTCGTCCCGCTGGAGCGCTGCCCTCGCCGCCCTGCTGCCGACGCCGGAGCAGACCTCGGGTCCCTTCTATCCCAAGGTCCTTCCGCTCGAACGCGATGCGGACATGACGATGTTGAAAGGCCACGCGACCCGCGCCGCCGGTCAGGTCATCCACGTGGCGGGCCGCGTGCTCGACGAAGACGGCAAGCCCGTGGCGGGTGCCACGCTGGAAATCTGGCAGGCCAACGCACACGGGCGTTACGCGCATCCGGACGACAGGAATCCCGCGCCGCTGGATCCAAACTTCCAGGGCTACGCGAAGATCACCACCGATGCCGATGGTCGATACGCGTTCACGTCCATCAAGCCGGGCGCGTATTCGACGGGAAACACGCTGCGCACGCCGCACATCCACTTCGAAGTCGCCGGCGGGCGCGAGCAACTCACCACGCAAATGTATTTCCCCGGCGAGAAACTCAACGCGTCCGACCAGATCTTCAACGCGATTCCCGTGAACAAGGACGCTGCGATCGCGCACGCGGTGGCGCCCACCGAGGGGATGGCGTCGGATGCGCTGGCATTCGCGTGGGACATCGTGCTCGGCCCACAGGGTGGCACCGGACAAAGCGTGATGTAG